CACCAGACCGGAAGGCCCCGGCCCCTGGACGAGGACTGGATCGCCCGGGTGACCCGCGCCCAGGGCGGCCCGCCGGCACCCAAGCCGAACGACGGGCCCGAATCAGGGGAGCCTGCGCCCCATGCCGTCACCGGGGAACGGCGCTGACGCAACAGGAGTTCCCCGGCACAGCCGCGGCGAGGCACGCGCTCCGTCGTTCACATCCAAGCGGCGAGTTGGGCCGCGTACTTCGAGTCCGGCGCCAACGCCTTGACTTTCCTGGCGACCTTCTTCGCCTCGGCCTCGGCCCCCCTGGCTCGGAGGTTCTCCGCGTAGTGGAACAGTACCTCGGGTGAGTCCGGCAACCCCTCCGCGGCCCTGCGCAGCCAGGGTGTGGCCTCCTCCACGCGGCCCGTGCGGTGCAATGCCCATCCCAGGGTGTCCATGACCCGGGGCTCGGACGGGGCCCCGAGCACGGCGATCCGCGCCAGTTCCAACGCCTCTTGTTCACGGCCCGTCTCCAACAGGAGCACGGCCAGGTTGTTGCTGGTGATCGGCTCCCTGGGGTGCTCCTCCAGCAGCCGCCGGTACACATCCTCCGCCTTGGTGGGGTACCCCTCCTCCAGATACAGGGCTGCCAGCTCGTTGTAGGCGGTGGGCTCCGACGGGGCCAGCCGGATCGCCTGCTCCAGCTCACCGATGGCCTTCGCCCGCTCGCCCTGCTCCAACGCCAGCTTGGCCTTGAGATACCGGGTCTCCCAGTAATTGGGTTCCACCAGCAGGCTCCGGTCCACCGCGCGAGCGGCCTGGGCGAGGTCACCCGTCTCCAGGTAGAGACGCGCCAGGAAGTTCAGTACGAAGGGGGTCTCCCGGGCGCGTTCCTGATACGCGTCGAGAGCCTCTGCAATCTTCCGGACCGGCCGTCCCAGCCGGTACAACACGCGGGCCTCGGCCAAAACCGGCTCGAACGCCGACGGACTCTGTTTCTGGGCCTTCCGGTACCATCGCAGCGCTTTCCTGAGCTTGCCGGAGGCCTGGGCGAGATCGCCTTCCAAGGCCAACAGCACCGCGTTGTCGGGTGAGTTCGATCGCAGGCGGTCCAGCACCTTTCGGGCATCCTTCAGCCGGCCCAGGGCGATGAGCACCCTCGCACGCAGCAGCTCGGCCCGAGGATTCTTCCGGGCCCTCGCGGGCAGCCGGTCGAGCTGTTCCAACGCCCCCTCGCGGTCCCCCACCCTGGCCAGGAGGTTTGCGTAGTCGAGCCGGGCCAGCACGTGACCGGGCACCCGGTCGAGCACCAGCAGGAACTCCCGCCGGGCGTCCACCCAGCGCCGCATGGCTGCCAGGGCCTTCCCGTAGAGGTAGTGGAGATCGACGCCGAGATCCCCGCGGGCGAGAAGGGGCTCCAACACGAAACGGGCCCGGGGGGCCAGCCCCTCCGCCAGGTACATCCGGGCCTCCAGGAGGGCGGCCGTCCTGCCGGCGGGGTCTGCTTTGGCCGCCAGGGGCAGCAGGTCTCGGACCTGACGGGTGCGCCCCAGACTGATCCACACGTCCGCCAAGCCGGCAGCGAGGTTCGGATCCTCCGGCGCCCGTTTTCTGGCCCCCTCCAGGAGCTCGGCCGCATCCTGGAGCCGCCCGATGGGCACCAACACGTCGGCGGCCTGGAGCACCATCGGCACGAGCCCGGCCGGATCGTCCCCGGCCTCCTCCACCGAGCGCCGGAGAAAATCCACGGCCTCCTGCACGCGCCCTTTCCGCACCAGGAGCTTCGCCCATGCCCCGCGCACCTCGGGCGCCCGGGGAAACCGTTTCCGGCACGATACGAGGACCTGCTCCGCGTCGTCCCCTCGGCCCAGGCGGACCAGCAGTCCGGCCTTGGCGAGCCACAGGGAGCGATCGTCCGGAAAGGAGGAGAG
This is a stretch of genomic DNA from Deferrisoma camini S3R1. It encodes these proteins:
- a CDS encoding tetratricopeptide repeat protein encodes the protein MEKVGRRSRGRGPWLGIALGAVLAIAACSGGPAEKAREHQQRAEAYLRQGRYQEAAVEYQAALQNAPSDPDLLYGLARVLKAQGDQGEYRTFLGKVLAADPGHREAALEMASFFLAARAYGRAAELADRVLKQHSSDPQAWLVRAQALTGLGTTGEAEQAWNRILELGPPHARAWAMAADFFSRAGQSQKALDLLEKGLSSFPDDRSLWLAKAGLLVRLGRGDDAEQVLVSCRKRFPRAPEVRGAWAKLLVRKGRVQEAVDFLRRSVEEAGDDPAGLVPMVLQAADVLVPIGRLQDAAELLEGARKRAPEDPNLAAGLADVWISLGRTRQVRDLLPLAAKADPAGRTAALLEARMYLAEGLAPRARFVLEPLLARGDLGVDLHYLYGKALAAMRRWVDARREFLLVLDRVPGHVLARLDYANLLARVGDREGALEQLDRLPARARKNPRAELLRARVLIALGRLKDARKVLDRLRSNSPDNAVLLALEGDLAQASGKLRKALRWYRKAQKQSPSAFEPVLAEARVLYRLGRPVRKIAEALDAYQERARETPFVLNFLARLYLETGDLAQAARAVDRSLLVEPNYWETRYLKAKLALEQGERAKAIGELEQAIRLAPSEPTAYNELAALYLEEGYPTKAEDVYRRLLEEHPREPITSNNLAVLLLETGREQEALELARIAVLGAPSEPRVMDTLGWALHRTGRVEEATPWLRRAAEGLPDSPEVLFHYAENLRARGAEAEAKKVARKVKALAPDSKYAAQLAAWM